A stretch of the Agromyces larvae genome encodes the following:
- a CDS encoding transglutaminase domain-containing protein: MTRGEAVRSRARRSAPAEGAAVRWLGFGYLLVGAALAGWAAWPIHEVGRVWLVAATGLGLGIGAALLGRRLGGGRVLGALVTTALAALGYVLVVVPVAVPHAMGSLETWARGIRDGATGIVLGWKQVLTLEPPLGDYQAVLVPFLVVTVVATTIAAFLIDRGGRAAPFAVLPVLAMSVYGIAFGTSAVSEPLRLAGVELAAAREIAIGVAGLAAAGAWLVARSRMLRRRSLARARATTVRQGAASAGPAVRRNLLAASLVVVALVGGVAAAPAVASLGPRTALRDEVEPAVVMQQQASPLAAYRSWFTADLLDETVLTVSGDLDAFDRLPFAALEEFDGEVFHVDPEARYTRLPRSADSGAGLAELEVVVGGAYSGVWVPAPPTLAAAPVFEGDRAEVLADGFHVTADGGAVEVADADGVTGLRAGDRYRLVAEPTADAGEARSAFASSAGGESALDAEAYPSLTEWVDLQEVPRTGAGYLELVEQLRARGYLSHSVLADDEAEPWISRLAAETGYSFLPSYAGHSRARIEELFAELVDQQRRAGAEPADELLVAGVGDDEQFAAAAALLARQFGFESRVVLGVRLPGSGESTTAAPVCDGTCTGASLTAWAEVRAGSGAWVSVDASPQFAVHPNRLAEGEQLPKHPTVPDDARSEPLDPPPAENDAADTVPPPADDPAEAGAVWVRTAGYVGAGVLAALLIVLPFAAVVIAKTARARARRSLGDPELSAVSAWEELRDRYADEGIVLDDRGGRARGAAAIGRPRAAALAEVVDRAVFAADAADPALADEAWRLVDAERRELAAERRRLAGLRAALTLRSLLQRVRPTAAPRTSANRLTHPKEITS, translated from the coding sequence ATGACCCGCGGCGAAGCGGTCCGTTCGCGCGCCCGCCGCAGTGCGCCCGCCGAGGGCGCCGCGGTGCGGTGGCTCGGCTTCGGCTACCTCCTCGTCGGTGCGGCGCTCGCCGGATGGGCCGCATGGCCGATCCACGAGGTCGGCCGGGTCTGGCTCGTCGCAGCCACCGGCCTCGGCCTCGGCATCGGTGCGGCGCTCCTCGGGCGCCGGCTCGGCGGCGGCCGGGTGCTCGGCGCCCTCGTGACGACCGCGCTCGCCGCGCTCGGCTACGTGCTCGTCGTGGTGCCGGTCGCGGTGCCGCACGCCATGGGCTCGCTCGAGACGTGGGCCCGGGGCATCCGCGACGGCGCGACCGGCATCGTGCTCGGCTGGAAGCAGGTGCTCACGCTCGAGCCCCCGCTCGGCGACTACCAGGCCGTGCTCGTCCCGTTCCTCGTCGTCACCGTGGTCGCCACGACGATCGCGGCGTTCCTCATCGACCGCGGCGGGCGCGCGGCGCCGTTCGCGGTGCTGCCGGTGCTCGCGATGAGCGTCTACGGCATCGCGTTCGGCACCAGCGCGGTCAGCGAACCGCTTCGGCTCGCGGGCGTCGAGCTGGCGGCCGCGCGCGAGATCGCGATCGGCGTCGCCGGGCTGGCTGCGGCGGGCGCCTGGCTCGTCGCACGATCCCGGATGCTCCGCCGGCGCTCGCTCGCTCGTGCCCGCGCCACGACGGTGCGTCAGGGCGCCGCGTCGGCCGGCCCGGCGGTGCGTCGCAACCTGCTCGCCGCCTCGCTCGTCGTCGTCGCCCTGGTCGGCGGCGTCGCCGCCGCGCCCGCGGTCGCGTCGCTCGGCCCGCGCACGGCGCTGCGCGACGAGGTCGAACCGGCGGTCGTGATGCAGCAGCAGGCCAGCCCGCTCGCCGCCTACCGCTCCTGGTTCACGGCCGACCTGCTCGACGAGACCGTGCTCACCGTGTCGGGGGATCTCGACGCGTTCGACCGGCTGCCGTTCGCCGCGCTCGAGGAGTTCGACGGCGAGGTCTTCCACGTCGACCCCGAGGCCCGGTACACGCGGCTGCCGCGCAGCGCCGACTCCGGTGCGGGCCTGGCCGAGCTGGAGGTGGTCGTCGGCGGCGCCTACTCGGGGGTCTGGGTGCCCGCGCCGCCGACGCTCGCAGCGGCGCCGGTATTCGAGGGCGACCGCGCCGAGGTGCTGGCCGACGGGTTCCACGTCACCGCCGACGGCGGTGCGGTCGAGGTCGCCGACGCCGACGGCGTCACCGGCCTGCGCGCGGGTGACCGGTACCGGCTCGTCGCCGAGCCCACCGCCGACGCCGGCGAGGCGCGTTCGGCGTTCGCATCGTCGGCCGGCGGCGAATCCGCGCTCGACGCCGAGGCGTACCCGTCGCTCACCGAGTGGGTCGATCTGCAGGAGGTGCCGCGCACCGGCGCCGGCTATCTCGAGCTGGTCGAACAGCTGCGCGCCCGCGGGTACCTGAGCCACTCCGTCCTCGCCGACGACGAGGCCGAACCGTGGATCTCGCGGCTCGCCGCCGAGACTGGCTACTCCTTCCTGCCGAGCTACGCCGGGCATTCGCGGGCCCGCATCGAGGAGCTGTTCGCCGAGCTCGTCGATCAGCAGCGCCGGGCCGGCGCCGAACCCGCCGACGAGCTGCTCGTCGCCGGCGTCGGCGACGACGAGCAGTTCGCCGCTGCGGCCGCTCTGCTCGCACGCCAGTTCGGCTTCGAATCGCGGGTGGTGCTCGGGGTCCGGCTGCCGGGTTCCGGTGAGTCGACCACGGCCGCCCCGGTCTGCGACGGCACCTGCACGGGCGCCTCGCTCACCGCGTGGGCCGAGGTTCGCGCCGGCTCTGGGGCCTGGGTGAGCGTGGACGCCTCGCCGCAGTTCGCGGTGCACCCGAACCGGCTCGCCGAGGGGGAGCAGCTGCCGAAGCATCCGACCGTCCCCGACGACGCCCGCAGCGAGCCGCTCGACCCGCCGCCCGCCGAGAACGACGCGGCCGATACCGTGCCGCCGCCGGCCGACGACCCGGCCGAGGCGGGCGCCGTCTGGGTGCGCACCGCCGGGTACGTCGGCGCGGGCGTGCTCGCCGCGCTGCTGATCGTGCTGCCGTTCGCGGCCGTGGTGATCGCCAAGACCGCTCGGGCGCGTGCCCGCAGGTCCCTCGGCGACCCCGAGCTCTCAGCGGTGTCGGCGTGGGAGGAGCTGCGCGACCGGTACGCCGACGAGGGCATCGTGCTCGACGACCGCGGCGGGCGGGCGCGCGGCGCAGCGGCGATCGGCCGACCTCGTGCCGCAGCGCTCGCCGAGGTCGTCGACCGCGCCGTGTTCGCCGCCGACGCCGCCGATCCCGCGCTGGCCGACGAGGCGTGGCGACTCGTCGACGCCGAACGCCGAGAACTCGCCGCCGAGCGCCGCCGGCTCGCCGGACTGCGCGCCGCCCTGACCCTGCGTTCGCTCCTGCAGCGGGTGCGCCCGACCGCCGCACCGCGCACGAGCGCGAACCGCCTGACCCATCCGAAGGAGATCACCTCGTGA
- a CDS encoding DUF5684 domain-containing protein, with amino-acid sequence MTDPEAAAGAALLLLALILVELLFVAAWYVWTGLSFSRLFRRMSAEPWRGWVPVLNTAEVLALGGVSRWWVLLFAVPIANLYALFLYIVAANRVGRLFGKGAGMTVLAVLVPPLWATLLGWGKVAPDLEHGRFPSAPAPARVSTATGPLATVAQPGAPIGGAPAAWPADPYTPFGAPAAPGQYGAPAAPAQYGVPSPAASYEPVAPALPEPSVAPGPPPASVVDQAAPNPWAPVDAQHVVPPSAPYSPAAYGAPVEPAGYGAPAPADPAAYGAPAPADPYGYAAPAAPADPYGQAAPADPAAYAAPAPADPTAYAAPAAPAAYPAPAQHTEPYPQTAPAPAPAPAEPLPGSGSLPGSGMIVPPAGIIGADAGGTGHPPAAPAQPAWSTPQTDAGSAPAAAWSAPAVPVDEVDGATVLRLDDAALDEARRQAPADPEPYADDDYEATVVVDRRPKVAWRLRLDDGSELALTGDRVLLGRNPADAATGEQRLAVPDSTRTLSKTHARLELVAGQWVITDLGSTNGVLIDVGGEEQLIDAGVATPVPGRFVLGKLGMQIVAGTP; translated from the coding sequence GTGACCGATCCCGAAGCCGCTGCCGGCGCGGCACTGCTGCTGCTGGCGCTGATCCTGGTCGAACTGCTGTTCGTCGCGGCCTGGTACGTGTGGACCGGCCTCTCGTTCTCGCGCCTGTTCCGACGGATGTCGGCCGAGCCCTGGCGAGGATGGGTGCCGGTGCTGAACACCGCCGAGGTGCTCGCGCTCGGCGGTGTGTCGCGCTGGTGGGTGCTGCTGTTCGCGGTGCCGATCGCGAACCTCTACGCCCTGTTCCTGTACATCGTCGCGGCGAATCGCGTCGGCCGGCTGTTCGGCAAGGGCGCCGGGATGACCGTGCTCGCCGTGCTCGTGCCGCCGCTGTGGGCGACGCTGCTCGGCTGGGGCAAGGTCGCACCCGACCTCGAGCACGGGCGGTTCCCCTCGGCGCCGGCGCCGGCCAGAGTCTCGACCGCGACCGGCCCGCTCGCGACCGTCGCCCAGCCCGGCGCGCCGATCGGCGGCGCGCCGGCCGCGTGGCCCGCCGATCCGTACACGCCGTTCGGCGCACCCGCGGCGCCGGGCCAGTACGGCGCACCCGCGGCGCCGGCGCAGTACGGGGTGCCGAGCCCGGCCGCGTCGTACGAGCCGGTCGCGCCGGCCCTCCCCGAGCCGTCCGTCGCCCCCGGACCCCCGCCCGCGAGCGTGGTGGACCAGGCTGCGCCGAACCCCTGGGCGCCCGTGGACGCGCAGCACGTCGTGCCGCCGTCGGCACCGTACTCGCCGGCCGCGTACGGCGCGCCGGTGGAGCCGGCCGGGTACGGCGCGCCCGCGCCGGCCGACCCGGCCGCGTACGGTGCGCCCGCGCCGGCCGACCCGTACGGGTACGCGGCCCCGGCCGCACCGGCCGACCCCTACGGGCAGGCCGCACCGGCCGACCCGGCGGCGTACGCCGCGCCCGCCCCGGCCGACCCGACCGCGTATGCGGCCCCGGCCGCGCCGGCCGCGTACCCCGCGCCCGCCCAGCACACCGAACCGTACCCGCAGACCGCCCCCGCCCCCGCCCCCGCACCGGCCGAGCCGCTGCCGGGGTCGGGGTCGCTGCCGGGGTCGGGCATGATCGTGCCGCCGGCCGGCATCATCGGCGCCGACGCAGGCGGCACGGGGCATCCGCCCGCCGCGCCGGCGCAGCCCGCGTGGTCGACACCGCAGACCGACGCGGGCAGCGCCCCGGCCGCAGCGTGGTCGGCCCCGGCCGTGCCGGTCGACGAGGTCGACGGCGCCACGGTGCTGCGCCTCGACGACGCCGCCCTCGACGAGGCGCGCCGGCAGGCGCCGGCCGACCCCGAGCCGTACGCCGACGACGACTACGAGGCGACGGTCGTGGTCGATCGCCGGCCGAAGGTCGCCTGGCGGCTCCGGCTCGACGACGGCAGCGAGCTCGCGCTCACCGGTGACCGGGTGCTGCTCGGGCGCAACCCGGCTGATGCCGCGACCGGCGAGCAGCGGCTCGCGGTGCCGGACTCCACCCGGACCCTGTCGAAGACGCACGCCCGGCTCGAACTCGTGGCCGGGCAGTGGGTCATCACCGACCTGGGCTCGACGAACGGCGTGCTCATCGACGTCGGCGGCGAGGAGCAGCTCATCGACGCCGGCGTGGCGACGCCGGTTCCGGGCCGGTTCGTGCTCGGCAAGCTGGGCATGCAGATCGTGGCGGGCACCCCATGA
- a CDS encoding DUF58 domain-containing protein: MTFHTESRLTRTAAATGTVTRAGTVTRVSRVRRGPVANAVWRLRVWWLRTRVAVRTAAGWLRDTVSPAGAVLAFVAVAGVIGGAAYGWVEAWAAAAVAAILLVLCVPFLLGAHEYRLQLELDRDRVVAGSEVHGRLDLVNAGRRTALPGVVDIPVGGGLVEVHVPLLRGGAHHAHELAIAAERRGIIDVGPMTVSRGDPIGILRREQRWPDVQRVHVHPVTVRIPSLSAGLVRDLEGTPTGTLVDADLSFHAVREYVPGDSQRHVHWKATARTGKLMVRQYEESRHARIAVLLDVDRAEYADDDEFETAVSAAASIGVQAVREGREVSAGVGGPLPDFGGDVLSLRTLPTLTPRAFLDAMSGVESGDRVTRVEQVATLAAQTYEHLSVVFLVTGSLLPLQRLRQAGITLPPGVGVIAVRCELGAEPSLRRTREVQVLTVGALGDLTRMLAKGVLG, translated from the coding sequence GTGACCTTCCACACCGAGTCGCGGTTGACGCGCACCGCCGCCGCCACGGGCACCGTGACCCGTGCCGGTACGGTGACGCGCGTCTCCCGCGTGCGCCGCGGCCCGGTGGCGAACGCGGTCTGGCGGCTCCGGGTGTGGTGGCTGCGCACCCGGGTCGCGGTGCGCACCGCGGCCGGGTGGCTGCGCGACACGGTGTCGCCGGCGGGTGCCGTGCTCGCGTTCGTCGCGGTCGCCGGGGTCATCGGCGGCGCCGCGTACGGGTGGGTCGAGGCGTGGGCGGCCGCGGCGGTGGCGGCGATCCTGCTCGTCCTGTGCGTGCCGTTCCTGCTCGGCGCGCACGAGTACCGGCTGCAGCTCGAGCTCGACCGCGACCGGGTGGTCGCGGGCTCCGAGGTGCACGGGCGGCTCGACCTGGTGAACGCCGGGCGCCGCACCGCGCTGCCCGGCGTGGTCGACATCCCCGTCGGGGGCGGGCTCGTCGAGGTGCATGTGCCGCTGCTGCGCGGCGGCGCGCACCACGCGCACGAGCTCGCGATCGCCGCCGAGCGGCGCGGCATCATCGACGTCGGCCCGATGACGGTCTCGCGGGGCGACCCGATCGGCATCCTGCGGCGCGAGCAGCGCTGGCCCGACGTGCAACGGGTGCACGTGCACCCCGTGACGGTGCGGATCCCGTCGCTGAGCGCCGGGCTCGTGCGCGACCTCGAGGGCACGCCCACCGGCACCCTCGTCGACGCCGACCTCTCGTTCCACGCCGTGCGCGAGTACGTGCCGGGCGACTCGCAGCGGCACGTGCACTGGAAGGCGACCGCGCGCACCGGCAAGCTCATGGTCCGCCAGTACGAGGAGTCGCGCCACGCGCGCATCGCCGTGCTGCTCGACGTCGACCGTGCCGAGTACGCCGACGACGACGAGTTCGAGACCGCCGTGAGCGCGGCCGCATCGATCGGCGTCCAAGCGGTGCGCGAGGGCCGCGAGGTGTCGGCGGGTGTCGGCGGCCCGCTGCCTGACTTCGGCGGCGACGTGCTGTCGCTGCGCACGCTGCCCACGCTCACGCCGCGGGCGTTCCTCGACGCGATGTCGGGCGTCGAGTCCGGCGATCGGGTGACCAGGGTGGAGCAGGTCGCGACGCTGGCCGCGCAGACGTACGAGCACCTGTCGGTCGTGTTCCTCGTCACGGGCTCGCTCCTGCCGCTGCAGCGGCTGCGGCAGGCCGGCATCACCCTGCCCCCGGGCGTCGGCGTGATCGCGGTGCGCTGCGAGCTCGGCGCCGAGCCGTCGCTGCGGCGCACGCGCGAGGTGCAGGTGCTCACGGTCGGCGCGCTCGGCGACCTCACCCGCATGCTCGCCAAGGGGGTGCTCGGATGA